One region of Arthrobacter sp. StoSoilB22 genomic DNA includes:
- a CDS encoding DUF2505 domain-containing protein — translation MALSASTTLPHSVDRVAAVFVNEDFLRHTSEYVGGSLESFTVDGDTAGAFTTTTVRTLPTTRLPDIARKFVGETLKVTQTEKWEAPAADGSRSSTIDLKIAGAPLDVSAVQRLVAEGGSTRIELEGNVTSSVPFLGGKIADAAEPMVGKALGIQSQQAQAWLESH, via the coding sequence ATGGCCCTGAGTGCATCCACCACCCTGCCCCACAGCGTTGACCGCGTAGCCGCAGTCTTTGTCAACGAGGATTTCCTGCGTCACACCAGCGAATACGTGGGCGGCTCCTTGGAATCGTTCACCGTTGACGGCGACACCGCCGGCGCTTTCACCACCACCACGGTTCGTACGCTGCCCACCACGCGACTGCCGGACATCGCACGCAAGTTCGTTGGCGAGACCCTGAAGGTCACCCAGACCGAGAAGTGGGAAGCCCCGGCTGCCGACGGTTCACGGTCCAGCACCATTGACCTGAAGATCGCCGGCGCTCCGCTCGATGTCTCTGCGGTGCAGCGTCTGGTGGCCGAAGGCGGCAGCACCCGGATCGAGCTTGAAGGCAACGTGACCTCCTCGGTTCCGTTCCTCGGTGGCAAGATCGCCGATGCCGCAGAGCCCATGGTTGGCAAGGCCCTGGGAATCCAGTCG